One window of Vidua chalybeata isolate OUT-0048 chromosome 14, bVidCha1 merged haplotype, whole genome shotgun sequence genomic DNA carries:
- the LOC128795183 gene encoding adrenodoxin-like: MAHGILGLMRPLQRGLNTSRTRLVFLCAVTEQHHSPAKRWAERGFSSTQGFQDAPGESSSEDQVTVHFINRDGERLTTTAKEGESLLEVVVNHNLAIDGFGACEGTLACSTCHLIFDKDAFQKLDAISDEELDMLDLAYGLTDTSRLGCQVCVKKSMDGLTVRVPMDVSDMRKQLEVGKQSKQ; this comes from the exons atggctCACGGCATCTTGGGGCTCATGCGGCCCTTGCAGAGGGGACTGAACACCAGCAGGACTCGCCTcgtttttctctgtgctgtgacTGAGCAGCACCACAGCCCAGCAAAGCGGTGGGCAGAAAGAGGCTTCAGCTCCACACAAGGGTTCCAGGATGCCCCTGGGGAATCGAG CTCTGAGGATCAGGTGACAGTGCATTTTATAAATCGGGATGGAGAGCGACTAACAACCACAGCCAAAGAAGGGGAGAGTTTGCTGGAAGTGGTAGTCAATCACAACTTGGCCATTGATGGATTTG GTGCCTGTGAAGGGACATTAGCCTGCTCTACCTGTCACCTCATCTTTGACAAGGACGCCTTCCAAAAGCTTGATGCCATCTCAGATGAAGAGCTAGACATGCTGGACTTGGCATACGGACTCACTGACAC ATCACGCCTTGGCTGCCAGGTGTGCGTTAAGAAGTCGATGGATGGTCTGACAGTGAGGGTCCCCATGGATGTGTCGGACATGAGGAAGCAGCTGGAGGttggaaagcaaagcaaacagtAA
- the LOC128795182 gene encoding rho GTPase-activating protein 20-like — protein sequence MKPIVQRRRSTSSAITKALGKSKSHSRETTLSSSHSDNGLPSGVFSSPGSTFILDERVQLTVGLQTQERHLILLSDVLVIAKSKSSSSLKLKKQVHLSEVWTGTCLSEVTEKKMSPENSFVIGWPITNYVVTFSSADVKERWLSVLLWHINEVKQNEYLKNLTLQIVVLDDDNSSSTTAVNVSNVETAESVMKKTLLLLGLPGRTSEHHLWVVSGKDEPAYLLIGHEHPFSIALSCLQNSADQQQRTNNNTLLADGKEPSFLAQLPKEKQCQFVLKPRLQAPMQLRRESLQKHTKRKKSLIDWALRRSTSTPSGSPTTPRKLFGLSLSSVCPDGILPKPIMDMLLLLYHEGPSTRGIFRRSANAKTCKELKEKLNSGDDVQVDGESVFVAAAVIMDFLRNIPDSVLSSDMHGLWMEAVDTENRAHKIEAIKSLVNQLPEANLILLRHLFGVLHHIEQNSGENQMNAFNLALCIAPNMLWLPSPTGPEEESRSTKKVALLVQFLIENSGEIFGGDIASLFQRPDIKKSKNSAESLDIGLAQHDDSSDELEFSTCDPEGPKHHLESETDAIFEAPRSLLLDEDQEDWDLFSEITACYQSKAQTNASADSYELLEEDGSFCSMGSIRSLSPARDRCSSEPSVCLSSQLPAQGHEPVARQSSCDATIMSSHTDYIHRLRQLQMESQKLIDEGLSPGVNKARQNSWQSPQTTSRVKQLSLQKSSLSNRSSFSSLSSTTTSPSASSLSSLDSAFSYCSESSAISPTDVSSLPFMFGTSARLHAVSPTAAKRSQKEWHKSFTSPVPLHLCNLDSFHEGEPKAGETSHCVGEQKSFPCVSRAAMGSPFTDIDWEEEERQLSCSGCPGPELRSQDYTKEFEESPEYPAASLSSETSPQASHQQHREKTVKNIEIKGIDDRPLSQESLKRTKITFYVAPNKESSWGSQVGEEERSGTNTSSRDSPSSSSEQSVSKSLQTVRVHIPQTVFYGQNTPLVLQSISRRYHHEPTIPPLQAKHRESPQSASAPEELERQPVEMAQAPTQSKGLDTFRHTIRIILPASVRNTIRDYFKHDETEPCPTAEVEAVEKELLRSRVEWLRSQPLAEVAAEERDTAVLAEETFV from the exons ATGAAGCCCATCGTCCAGAGAAGACGATCTACCTCATCTGCCATTACTAAAGCTCTTGGAAAATCAAAGTCTCATTCCAG GGAAACTACTCTTTCCTCTTCCCATTCAGACAATGGGCTGCCAAGTGGGGTGTTCAGTAGCCCAGGCTCCACCTTCATCCTGGACGAGCGAGTGCAGCTAACAGTGGGCCTGCAGACCCAGGAAAGACATCTGATTTTGTTGAGTGATGTGCTGGTCATTGCCAAGTCCAA ATCTTCCTCCAGCCTGAAGCTGAAAAAGCAAGTGCATCTGAGTGAAGTGTGGACCGGCACCTGTCTCAGCGAAGTGACAGAGAAAAAGATGAGTCCTGAGAATTCATTTGTCATTGGCTGGCCTATCACCAACTACGTTGTCACCTTCAG CTCAGCTGATGTGAAGGAACGATGGCTGTCAGTGTTACTGTG GCATATCAATGAGGTAAAGCAAAATGAGTATCTGAAGAATCTGACCCTTCAAATTGTTGTGCTGGATGATGACAACTCTTCTTCT ACTACTGCAGTCAACGTGTCTAATGTGGAAACTGCAGAGAGTGTGATGAAGAAGACCCTTCTACTGCTTGGGCTCCCT GGCAGGACCAGTGAACACCACCTCTGGGTGGTCTCAGGAAAAGATGAGCCTGCTTACCTTCTCATTG GGCATGAGCATCCCTTCAGCATCGCTTTGAGCTGTCTCCAGAACTCTGCTGACCAGCAACAAAGAACCAACAATAACACTCTCCTGGCTGATGGGAAAGAGCCTTCCTTCCTTGCTCAGctcccaaaggaaaaacagtgtCAGTTTGTCCTGAAACCCAGACTCCAAGCTCCAATGCAGCTGAGGAGAG AGTCACTGCAGAAACACACCAAGAGGAAGAAGTCCTTGATTGACTGGGCCCTGCGCCGCAGCACCAGCACCCCCTCGGGCAGCCCTACCACACCTCGGAAACTCTTCggcctgtccctgtcctctgtCTGTCCTGACGGAATCCTTCCCAAGCCAATCATG GATATGCTGCTCCTCTTGTACCATGAAGGTCCCTCTACTAGGGGCATTTTCAGACGTTCTGCCAATGCCAAGACTTGCAAGGAACTGAAAGAGAAGCTGAACTCTGGAGATGATGTTCAGGTGGATGGAGAGTCAGTCTTCGTTGCTGCAGCTGTCATCATG GATTTTCTCCGAAATATACCTGACAGTGTTCTATCCTCAGACATGCACGGACTGTGGATGGAAGCTGTGGACACAGAAAATCGGGCACATAAGATTGAAGCTATCAAAAG TCTCGTCAACCAGCTTCCAGAGGCCAACCTCATCTTACTCAGACACCTCTTTGGTGTCCTCCATCATATTGAGCAGAATTCTGGAGAGAATCAGATGAATGCCTTTAACCTGGCTCTTTGCATAGCACCCAATATGCTGTGGCTACCGAGTCCCACTGGGCCTGAAGAGGAGAGCCGCTCTACAAAGAAG GTGGCTTTGTTAGTGCAGTTTCTGATTGAAAACTCAGGAGAGATTTTTGGGGGTGATATTGCTTCCTTGTTCCAAAGACCTGACATAAAGAAGTCCAAAAACTCAGCGGAATCTCTGG ACATAGGCTTGGCTCAGCATGATGATTCCTCTGATGAGCTGGAGTTTTCCACTTGTGATCCAGAAGGGCCAAAGCACCACCTGGAATCTGAAACAGATGCCATTTTTGAAGCACCCAGGAGCTTGTTACTTGATGAGGATCAGGAAGACTGGGACTTGTTCAGCGAGATCACAGCCTGCTACCAAAGCAAAGCCCAGACCAACGCCAGTGCAGACAGCTACGAGCTCCTGGAGGAGGACGGCTCCTTCTGCTCCATGGGCTCCATACGCTCGCTCAGCCCGGCCAGGGACCGCTGCTCCTCAGAGCCCAGCGTctgcctcagctcccagctgcccgCACAGGGCCACGAGCCAGTGGCCCGCCAGTCCAGCTGCGATGCCACCATCATGAGCAGCCACACAGACTACATCCACAggctcaggcagctgcagatgGAGAGCCAGAAGCTCATTGATGAAGGCCTAAGCCCTGGGGTTAATAAGGCCAGGCAGAACTCGTGGCAATCACCTCAGACCACCTCCAGGGTGAAGCAGCTCAGCCTTCAGAAGTCCAGCCTGTCCAACAGGTCCagcttctccagcctgtcctcTACCACCACCTCCCCATCTGCCTCCTCACTTAGCTCCTTAGACAGTGCTTTCTCCTACTGCTCAGAGTCATCAGCCATTAGTCCCACAGATGTCTCATCACTGCCATTCATGTTTGGCACTTCTGCCAGGCTTCATGCTGTGTCTCCCACAGCTGCCAAGAGGTCCCAAAAAGAGTGGCATAAATCCTTCACATCTCCTGTGCCTTTACATCTGTGCAATCTGGACAGTTTTCATGAGGGTGAACCCAAGGCTGGAGAGACCAGTCATTGTGTTGGAGAGCAGAAAAGTTTTCCATgtgtcagcagagctgccatGGGAAGCCCATTCACTGACATTGACTGGGAAGAAGAGGAGAGACAGCTGAGTTGTTCAGGGTGCCCTGGCCCAGAGCTCAGGAGCCAGGATTATACCAAAGAGTTTGAAGAAAGCCCTGAGTACCCAGCTGCCAGCCTATCCAGCGAGACATCCCCACAGgccagccaccagcagcacagggagaagaCAGTGAAGAACATAGAAATCAAAGGCATTGATGACCGCCCTCTGAGCCAGGAAAGCCTGAAGCGCACCAAGATAACTTTTTATGTGGCCCCAAATAAAGAAAGCTCTTGGGGGTCTCAagtgggagaagaggagagatCTGGGacaaacaccagcagcagagattcacccagcagcagcagtgagcagagcGTGTCCAAGAGCTTGCAGACTGTGAGAGTCCACATCCCCCAGACAGTTTTCTATGGGCAGAACACCCCCCTTGTCCTGCAGTCCATCTCCAGGCGCTACCACCATGAACCAACAATCCCACCCCTGCAGGCCAAGCACAGAGAGAGCCCCCAAAGTGCCTCTGCTCCCGAGGAGCTGGAGAGACAGCCAGTGGAAATGGCGCAGGCGCCAACCCAGAGCAAGGGCTTGGACACATTCAGGCACACCATCCGCATCATCCTCCCTGCCTCCGTCCGGAACACCATCAGGGACTATTTCAAGCACGATGAAACCGagccctgtcccacagcagaggTGGAAGCAGTGGAGAAGGAACTCCTCCGGAGCAGGGTGGAGTGGCTCAGGAGTCAGCCTCTGGCAGAGGTGGCCGCAGAGGAGCGTGACACAGCGGTGTTGGCAGAAGAGACATTTGTCTAA